From a single Hippopotamus amphibius kiboko isolate mHipAmp2 chromosome X, mHipAmp2.hap2, whole genome shotgun sequence genomic region:
- the LOC130842159 gene encoding 60S ribosomal protein L31-like, producing the protein MAPPKKGGEKGRSTMNKMVTREYTINIHKRIHGVGFKKRAPEALKEIRKFAMKEMGTPDVRTDTRLDKAVWAKGIRNVPYCIV; encoded by the coding sequence ATGGCTCCCCCAAAGAAGGGTGGTGAGAAGGGCCGGTCCACCATGAACAAGATGGTGACCAGAGAATACACTATCAACATTCATAAGCGCATCCATGGAGTGGGTTTCAAGAAGCGTGCCCCTGAGGCACTCAAAGAAATCCGGAAATTTGCCATGAAGGAGATGGGAACTCCAGATGTACGCACTGACACCAGGCTTGACAAAGCTGTCTGGGCCAAAGGAATAAGGAACGTCCCATACTGTATCGTGTGA